Genomic segment of Vibrio natriegens NBRC 15636 = ATCC 14048 = DSM 759:
CAACACACTGGAATGTCAGTGGCTCATTACGTTAGAGAACTAAAATTAAGCTACGCCGCTGAACGCCTGGTCAGTAGTTCTGAACGCTCGCTGGATATCGCGATGGATCTCGGCTTTACTTCAGAAAATGCCTTCAGCCGAGCTTTCAAACAGATGTTCTCTGTAAGCCCCAGAGAGTATCGCCAAAAACAGCAGTTGTCTGGCCTTAGGCAGCCTCTGAGTTTGGTGTTTGCCCCCGAAGCTTCAAGACTAGATGCTCACTTTGCCGATGTAAGAATTGAAACAAAACCGGCGTTTTACCTAAGAGGTGTTCACCAGTCCATCAATGGCCTGTTCTCCTCCGAGCCAGATTTTCAATGGATCGTGCCCAAACTATGGGACCGTCTTTTTTCAGTCAAAGATCATCTCTATCAAGATGCTTGTCTTGGCGTAATTGACGTGACGAATGCTCATGCAAGTTGTTCTCAACTGGAATATTGGGCGGGGTACCCATTCGAAAATGATCAAGTATT
This window contains:
- a CDS encoding AraC family transcriptional regulator, with protein sequence MNAGVTRTHPINRIQNVLDYIHNNLELPLNVDHLSQQSCWSRWQLQRVFQQHTGMSVAHYVRELKLSYAAERLVSSSERSLDIAMDLGFTSENAFSRAFKQMFSVSPREYRQKQQLSGLRQPLSLVFAPEASRLDAHFADVRIETKPAFYLRGVHQSINGLFSSEPDFQWIVPKLWDRLFSVKDHLYQDACLGVIDVTNAHASCSQLEYWAGYPFENDQVFKSSDETFSPLDSLFVPQQSYAVITHNGKASKLAQTLEWFILHWLPNSNYRGIDGYELEIYPRDYQPESEDAQMQYWLPVKPSDSK